A single window of Pseudomonas lijiangensis DNA harbors:
- a CDS encoding oxidative damage protection protein has product MTRTVMCRKYKEELPGLERAPYPGAKGEDIFNNVSQKAWADWQKHQTLLINERRLNMMNAEDRKFLQTEMDKFLSGEEYAKAEGYVPPEK; this is encoded by the coding sequence ATGACCCGCACCGTAATGTGCCGCAAATACAAAGAAGAACTGCCCGGCCTGGAACGCGCTCCGTATCCGGGTGCCAAGGGCGAAGACATTTTCAACAACGTCTCGCAGAAAGCCTGGGCCGACTGGCAGAAACACCAGACCCTGCTCATCAACGAACGTCGCCTGAACATGATGAACGCCGAAGACCGGAAATTCCTCCAGACCGAGATGGACAAGTTCCTTTCCGGCGAGGAATACGCCAAGGCCGAAGGCTACGTTCCCCCCGAGAAATAA
- a CDS encoding ABC transporter ATP-binding protein has translation MAEATPALEIRNLHKRYGKLDVLKGISLTARDGDVISILGSSGSGKSTLLRCINLLENPHQGQILVAGEELKLKAAKNGELVAADNKQINRMRSEIGFVFQNFNLWPHMSVLDNIIEAPRRVLGQSKAEAIEVAEALLAKVGIADKRHAYPAQLSGGQQQRAAIARTLAMQPKVILFDEPTSALDPEMVQEVLNVIRALAEEGRTMLLVTHEMSFARQVSSEVVFLHQGQVEEQGTPQQVFENPLSVRCKQFMSSNR, from the coding sequence ATGGCCGAGGCCACGCCCGCCCTGGAAATCCGCAATCTGCACAAGCGCTACGGAAAGCTGGACGTGCTCAAAGGCATCTCGCTGACCGCTCGTGACGGTGATGTGATCTCGATCCTGGGTTCATCCGGTTCAGGCAAGTCCACACTGCTTCGCTGCATCAACCTGCTGGAAAACCCTCATCAGGGTCAGATCCTGGTGGCGGGTGAAGAACTGAAGCTCAAGGCCGCCAAGAATGGCGAGCTGGTCGCAGCGGACAATAAACAGATCAATCGCATGCGCAGCGAGATCGGTTTTGTGTTCCAGAACTTCAATCTGTGGCCGCACATGAGCGTGCTCGACAACATCATCGAAGCTCCGCGCCGGGTGCTGGGCCAGAGCAAGGCCGAAGCCATCGAAGTCGCTGAAGCGCTGCTGGCCAAGGTCGGCATCGCCGACAAACGCCATGCCTACCCCGCACAGCTTTCCGGTGGCCAGCAGCAACGCGCCGCCATCGCACGCACTCTGGCCATGCAGCCTAAAGTGATTCTGTTCGATGAGCCGACCTCCGCGCTGGACCCGGAAATGGTCCAGGAAGTGCTCAACGTCATTCGCGCACTGGCCGAAGAAGGCCGGACTATGCTGCTGGTGACCCACGAAATGAGTTTTGCGCGACAAGTTTCCAGTGAAGTCGTCTTTTTGCATCAGGGACAGGTCGAAGAACAAGGCACACCACAGCAAGTATTCGAGAACCCGCTGTCGGTAAGGTGTAAACAATTCATGTCGAGCAATCGCTAA
- a CDS encoding ABC transporter permease, with the protein MNIDLQGFGPALAAGALMTVQLALSALCLGLILGLLGALAKTSPYKPLQWLGGTYSTLVRGIPELLWVLLIYFGTVNGMRALGEMLGIPDLELNAFAAGVIALGLCFGAYATEVFRGAILAIPKGHREAGLALGMSRSRILFKLILPQMWRIALPGLGNLFMILMKDTALVSVIGLEEIMRHSQIAVSVTKDAFVFYLVAAFMYLALTILAMIGMHFLEKRAARGFVRSAS; encoded by the coding sequence ATGAATATTGACCTCCAAGGATTCGGCCCGGCCCTTGCGGCTGGTGCGCTGATGACTGTTCAGCTTGCCCTCTCGGCCCTGTGTCTGGGGCTGATACTGGGGTTGCTCGGCGCCCTGGCCAAAACCTCGCCTTACAAGCCACTGCAATGGCTGGGCGGTACTTACTCGACGCTGGTGCGCGGTATTCCTGAATTGCTCTGGGTGTTGCTGATCTACTTCGGCACCGTCAACGGCATGCGCGCCCTGGGCGAAATGCTCGGCATTCCCGACCTTGAGCTCAACGCCTTTGCTGCGGGCGTCATTGCCCTGGGCCTGTGCTTTGGCGCCTATGCGACCGAAGTCTTTCGCGGTGCCATCCTGGCCATTCCCAAAGGCCATCGCGAAGCCGGTCTGGCGCTGGGCATGTCGCGTTCGCGCATTCTGTTCAAACTGATCCTGCCGCAGATGTGGCGCATCGCGCTGCCGGGCCTGGGCAACCTGTTCATGATCCTGATGAAAGACACCGCGCTGGTTTCGGTCATCGGCCTTGAAGAAATCATGCGGCATTCGCAGATTGCCGTCAGCGTCACCAAGGACGCCTTCGTGTTCTATCTGGTCGCCGCCTTCATGTACCTGGCCCTGACCATTCTGGCCATGATCGGCATGCACTTTCTGGAAAAACGTGCCGCTCGCGGCTTCGTGAGGAGCGCGTCATGA
- a CDS encoding type II toxin-antitoxin system RelE family toxin encodes MPVNTINWTRKAVKQLLKLHSRHQIQIRDAVTTLSTMPDVTNVKALNQHEYGYRLRAGNYRVLFDWDGAIRIVSIQEVKKRDERTY; translated from the coding sequence TTGCCTGTAAACACGATCAACTGGACCAGAAAAGCCGTTAAGCAGCTCCTGAAACTGCATTCCCGGCATCAAATTCAGATTCGCGATGCGGTGACCACCCTCAGCACCATGCCGGACGTCACCAACGTCAAGGCCCTGAACCAACACGAATACGGGTATAGGCTGCGGGCAGGCAATTATCGCGTTCTGTTCGACTGGGATGGAGCAATCAGGATAGTCAGCATTCAAGAGGTTAAAAAACGCGATGAACGCACCTACTGA
- a CDS encoding methyl-accepting chemotaxis protein — protein MAATAVTEMSQAVDEVARSAVSTSEESKSSSRSAQQGQEELKQTVNSITELTRNVSSASEQAQQLASRTLEISKVLEVIRSVSEQTNLLALNAAIEAARAGDAGRGFAVVADEVRALAHRTNESTQEIESMIGHIQQGTKNTVSALEISTEQAQRTKGQAESANAALAIIASSVMVIDDRNTVIASASEEQAQVAREVDRNLVRIRDLSAQSAVRADETNNASHALATLATELNTTLRQFKL, from the coding sequence ATGGCAGCCACTGCCGTGACCGAGATGAGCCAGGCGGTTGACGAGGTTGCGCGCAGCGCAGTGTCGACATCGGAAGAATCGAAATCATCGTCACGCTCGGCACAACAAGGGCAGGAAGAGCTCAAGCAGACCGTCAATTCCATCACTGAACTGACCCGCAATGTCAGCAGCGCATCAGAGCAAGCGCAGCAACTGGCAAGTCGTACACTGGAAATCAGCAAGGTTCTGGAAGTGATTCGCTCGGTATCCGAACAGACCAACCTGCTGGCCCTCAACGCCGCAATCGAAGCTGCTCGCGCCGGCGATGCAGGCCGAGGCTTCGCCGTCGTCGCCGACGAGGTTCGGGCGCTGGCACACAGAACCAATGAGTCGACTCAGGAAATCGAATCCATGATCGGCCATATCCAACAAGGCACCAAAAATACGGTGTCGGCGCTGGAAATCAGTACCGAGCAGGCTCAACGCACCAAAGGCCAGGCTGAATCCGCTAACGCAGCACTGGCGATCATTGCCAGCTCGGTGATGGTGATCGACGATCGCAACACCGTAATCGCCAGCGCATCAGAAGAGCAGGCACAGGTCGCCCGCGAAGTGGACCGCAACCTGGTACGCATCCGCGACCTTTCCGCACAATCAGCCGTAAGAGCGGATGAGACGAACAACGCAAGCCATGCCCTGGCGACACTGGCTACAGAACTGAACACCACCTTGCGTCAGTTCAAGTTGTGA
- a CDS encoding AsmA family protein, translated as MKAFGKILGLFILGLLLIIVALGFALTHLFDPNDYKDEIRQLAREKANVELTLNGDIGWSLFPWLGLELHDASVANLSAPTAPFADLQMLGLSVRVLPLLRREVQMSDVRVEGLNLRLNRDENGHGNWEDIGKPATATAATPTPEQPSGTTPVPPADKPSRPVKLDIDSLTVNNARVEYSDARKGRTLTAESIQLSTGAIREASDIPVKLTAFLSTNQPVVRIRTELVGDVRLDRALKRYQFEDMRLSGEAAGEPLQGKTVTFAAQGQLLVDLAANIAEWNSLKISANQLRALGELRARDLDKTPQISGGLSIAQLDVRTFFDNIGHPLPAMADGALSKVEMVTRLNGTPNSLALEELNLKVDDSTFTGRVAIDDFAKQALRLQLKADTFNADRYLPAESEESKGAKAARQSEVQSGEAAALAGNTPLPDQPTKAAWSTAKLLPLERLRTLDVQADLNFGKLTLDKLPIDNAVLTTQAQNGVISVESLRGDLYNGNFDIKSNLDARQDIPLASVQAKVNRVPVERLLQSQGQTPPVKGLLNLNSDLTAKGNSEKALVDSLNGTASFVLNNGVLVNANLEQQLCQGISTLNRKTLSGEPRGKDTPFQQLNGNLTIRNGVASNPDLKARIPGLTVNGNGDVDLRVLGMNYRLGIIIEGDKSDMPDPACEVNPRYVGIEWPVQCRGPLELGAKACRMDKEGIGQIAAKLAGDRISEKLEEKLDEKLGDKVNPELKDALKNLFKR; from the coding sequence ATGAAAGCGTTCGGCAAAATCCTGGGACTGTTTATTCTCGGGTTGTTGCTGATCATCGTGGCTCTCGGCTTCGCCTTGACCCATCTGTTTGATCCCAACGACTACAAAGACGAGATTCGCCAACTGGCACGCGAAAAGGCAAACGTCGAGCTGACGCTCAACGGCGACATCGGCTGGAGCCTGTTTCCCTGGCTGGGCCTTGAGTTGCATGACGCCAGCGTCGCCAACCTGAGCGCGCCCACGGCGCCATTTGCCGACCTGCAGATGCTCGGGTTATCGGTTCGTGTACTGCCGCTGTTGCGTCGCGAAGTCCAGATGAGCGATGTGCGGGTAGAAGGCTTGAACCTGCGCCTCAACCGCGATGAAAACGGCCATGGCAACTGGGAAGACATCGGCAAGCCGGCCACCGCCACTGCTGCCACGCCGACACCCGAGCAGCCTTCGGGCACAACGCCTGTGCCGCCAGCGGACAAACCCTCGCGCCCCGTCAAGCTGGATATCGACAGCCTGACGGTCAATAACGCCCGGGTCGAGTACAGCGATGCCCGCAAAGGCCGGACCCTCACTGCCGAAAGCATTCAATTGAGCACCGGCGCCATCCGCGAAGCCTCGGACATCCCGGTCAAACTTACCGCGTTCCTCAGCACCAACCAGCCGGTTGTGCGCATCAGGACCGAACTGGTAGGCGACGTGCGACTGGACCGCGCCCTCAAGCGCTATCAATTCGAAGACATGCGCCTGTCGGGCGAAGCGGCTGGCGAACCCTTGCAGGGCAAGACCGTGACCTTCGCCGCTCAGGGCCAGTTGCTGGTCGACCTTGCCGCCAACATCGCGGAATGGAACAGCCTCAAGATTTCCGCCAACCAGTTGCGCGCTCTTGGCGAACTGCGTGCCCGCGACCTGGACAAGACTCCGCAGATCAGCGGCGGCCTGTCCATCGCCCAACTCGATGTGCGCACCTTCTTCGACAATATCGGCCACCCGCTGCCTGCCATGGCCGACGGCGCGCTGAGCAAGGTCGAAATGGTCACCCGCCTGAACGGTACGCCGAACAGCCTCGCGCTCGAAGAGCTGAACCTCAAGGTCGATGACAGCACCTTCACAGGCCGCGTCGCCATTGACGACTTCGCCAAGCAGGCACTGCGTCTGCAACTCAAGGCCGACACTTTCAATGCCGATCGTTACCTACCGGCCGAGAGCGAAGAAAGCAAAGGTGCCAAGGCGGCGCGTCAGTCCGAAGTGCAAAGCGGTGAAGCCGCCGCCCTCGCTGGCAACACGCCGCTGCCGGACCAGCCTACCAAGGCCGCCTGGAGCACAGCCAAGCTGCTGCCTCTTGAGCGTCTGCGCACCCTCGACGTCCAGGCCGACCTGAACTTCGGCAAACTGACCCTCGACAAACTGCCCATCGACAATGCCGTGCTCACCACCCAGGCACAGAACGGCGTCATCAGCGTCGAAAGCCTGCGCGGCGACCTCTACAACGGCAACTTCGACATCAAGAGCAACCTCGACGCCCGCCAGGACATTCCTCTGGCCAGCGTGCAGGCCAAGGTCAACCGGGTTCCGGTCGAGCGTCTCCTGCAAAGCCAGGGGCAGACACCACCGGTCAAAGGCCTGCTGAACCTCAACAGCGACCTGACCGCCAAGGGCAACAGCGAAAAAGCCCTCGTCGACAGCCTCAACGGCACGGCCAGTTTTGTGCTCAACAATGGCGTGCTGGTCAACGCCAACCTTGAACAGCAACTGTGCCAGGGCATCTCGACCCTCAACCGCAAGACGCTCAGTGGCGAACCTCGCGGCAAGGACACGCCCTTCCAGCAGCTCAACGGCAACCTGACCATCCGCAATGGCGTGGCCAGCAACCCTGACCTCAAGGCTCGCATCCCGGGCCTGACCGTCAACGGTAACGGCGATGTCGACCTGCGCGTGCTGGGCATGAACTATCGCCTGGGCATCATCATCGAAGGCGACAAGAGCGACATGCCGGACCCGGCCTGCGAGGTCAACCCGCGTTATGTGGGCATCGAGTGGCCAGTCCAGTGCCGAGGCCCGCTTGAACTGGGTGCCAAGGCGTGCCGTATGGACAAGGAAGGCATCGGCCAGATCGCGGCGAAGCTCGCTGGCGACCGGATCAGCGAGAAGCTCGAAGAAAAGCTGGATGAGAAGCTCGGTGACAAGGTCAATCCGGAACTCAAGGACGCCCTCAAGAACCTGTTCAAACGATGA
- a CDS encoding YHYH domain-containing protein, whose translation MKFTTFLLAALLAATSLSAIAHGGRTDKQGCHNDKKAGTRHCH comes from the coding sequence ATGAAGTTCACCACCTTCCTCCTCGCAGCACTTCTCGCTGCAACCTCTCTTTCTGCAATCGCACACGGCGGCCGGACCGACAAGCAAGGCTGTCATAACGACAAGAAGGCCGGCACCCGGCATTGTCATTGA
- a CDS encoding acetyl-CoA sensor PanZ family protein — protein sequence MPVLVGIINSPTYQDQEDLQKIYRDAPQWLFAPFSDAAQLIEMSLSDGTLLAGRFNDRLLGAARLEQTGDIWRLSHLCVRALTRRRGVAERLVAHAQKSARDAGCELRLQTTAELPEVLALAAKLDVPLEIASI from the coding sequence ATGCCGGTCTTAGTTGGGATTATTAATTCCCCCACTTATCAGGATCAGGAAGATCTGCAAAAGATATATCGCGACGCACCGCAATGGCTGTTTGCCCCCTTCAGCGATGCGGCGCAATTGATTGAAATGAGCCTGAGTGACGGAACACTTCTGGCGGGACGCTTCAATGACCGGCTGCTGGGCGCTGCACGCCTGGAGCAGACCGGTGATATCTGGCGGCTGTCACATCTTTGCGTGCGCGCCCTCACCCGTCGGCGCGGTGTTGCAGAGCGACTGGTGGCCCATGCACAGAAATCGGCCCGCGATGCAGGTTGCGAACTACGCTTGCAGACAACCGCCGAGCTTCCTGAAGTCCTGGCCCTTGCGGCCAAGCTCGACGTGCCGCTGGAAATCGCAAGCATCTGA
- a CDS encoding helix-turn-helix domain-containing protein: MNAPTDVQIINGPDGKPAFVVIPYEQYVAQHHRDTNLIPHEVVSRIVDGASPIRAWREHLNLTQEEVARRMNISQPAYAQQETVAKPRKATREKIAAAFGIRADQLEL; the protein is encoded by the coding sequence ATGAACGCACCTACTGACGTTCAAATCATCAATGGACCGGATGGCAAACCGGCCTTTGTGGTGATTCCTTACGAACAATACGTTGCACAACATCACCGCGACACGAATCTGATCCCACACGAAGTGGTCAGCCGCATCGTCGATGGGGCCTCCCCTATTCGCGCCTGGCGTGAGCACCTGAACCTCACTCAAGAAGAGGTGGCCAGGCGCATGAATATCAGCCAACCAGCCTACGCCCAGCAAGAAACAGTCGCCAAGCCACGCAAGGCCACACGCGAGAAAATTGCAGCTGCATTCGGAATCAGGGCGGATCAGTTGGAGCTGTAG
- a CDS encoding type II toxin-antitoxin system RelE family toxin, protein MTSSPRQRSDKSVPHTAGTYTLEFLIDAKKEYDDLDKTVQLQLLKKLRSRLLEPKVQADKLRDMPGCYKIKLRASGIRLVYEVIDARLVVLVIAVGRRDNEVVYHAARKRIN, encoded by the coding sequence ATGACCTCATCGCCGAGGCAGAGAAGCGATAAGTCGGTCCCTCATACCGCAGGAACTTACACGCTTGAGTTTTTGATAGATGCCAAAAAAGAATACGACGACCTGGACAAGACAGTTCAGCTTCAGCTACTGAAAAAACTGCGGTCACGATTGCTGGAGCCCAAGGTTCAGGCTGACAAGCTGCGAGATATGCCTGGGTGTTACAAGATCAAGCTGCGAGCCAGTGGCATCAGACTGGTTTACGAGGTCATAGATGCCAGGCTTGTTGTCTTGGTGATTGCAGTCGGTCGACGTGACAATGAGGTCGTCTATCACGCGGCCAGAAAAAGAATCAATTGA
- a CDS encoding ABC transporter substrate-binding protein, which translates to MQMYKKFLLAAAATVAISSSAFAETLKMGIEAAYPPFNNKDASGQVVGFDYEIGQALCAKMKAECSVVTSDWDGIIPALNSRKFDFLISSLSITDERKQAVDFTDPYYSNKLQFIAPKDSQINTETVEAAKASLNGKIIGAQRATLSGTWLEDKLGDSVTIKLYDTQENAYLDLASGRVDALLADKYVSYEWLKSDAGKNFEFKGDPVEQNDKIGIAVRKGDPLRERLNDALKEIIADGTYKKINDKYFPFSIL; encoded by the coding sequence ATGCAGATGTACAAGAAGTTCCTGCTGGCAGCCGCTGCCACTGTGGCAATCAGCAGCAGTGCTTTTGCTGAAACCCTGAAAATGGGCATCGAAGCCGCTTACCCGCCGTTCAACAACAAGGACGCCAGCGGGCAGGTCGTCGGTTTCGACTACGAAATCGGCCAGGCCCTGTGCGCCAAGATGAAAGCCGAGTGCTCGGTCGTCACTTCCGACTGGGACGGCATCATTCCGGCACTCAACTCCAGAAAGTTCGACTTCCTGATCTCGTCGCTGTCGATCACCGACGAGCGCAAGCAGGCTGTGGATTTCACCGATCCGTACTACTCCAACAAGCTGCAGTTCATCGCGCCGAAAGACTCGCAGATCAACACCGAAACCGTCGAAGCCGCCAAGGCATCGCTCAACGGCAAGATCATCGGTGCCCAGCGCGCCACACTGTCCGGCACCTGGCTTGAAGACAAGCTGGGCGACAGCGTGACCATCAAACTCTACGACACTCAGGAAAACGCCTACCTCGACCTGGCTTCCGGTCGTGTCGACGCCCTGCTGGCCGACAAATACGTCAGCTATGAGTGGCTGAAAAGCGACGCCGGCAAGAACTTCGAGTTCAAGGGTGATCCCGTCGAGCAGAACGACAAGATCGGCATTGCCGTGCGCAAGGGCGACCCGCTGCGCGAAAGGCTCAATGACGCTCTGAAAGAAATCATCGCTGACGGCACCTACAAGAAGATCAACGACAAGTACTTCCCGTTCAGCATTCTCTGA
- a CDS encoding type II toxin-antitoxin system Phd/YefM family antitoxin — MAYALLAEVAASVTDLKKDPMGTYRESNGDPMVILNRNEPAFYILSPERYEELLDLLDDAALARKIKERRGGRTVKVDINDLIAEAEKR; from the coding sequence ATGGCATACGCACTGCTGGCGGAAGTCGCTGCGTCTGTGACTGACCTCAAGAAAGATCCCATGGGGACGTATCGTGAAAGCAATGGCGACCCGATGGTGATCCTTAATCGTAATGAGCCTGCTTTCTACATTCTTTCGCCAGAACGATATGAAGAGCTTCTCGATCTGCTCGATGACGCTGCGCTTGCCCGCAAGATCAAAGAGCGCAGAGGTGGCCGCACTGTGAAGGTAGATATAAATGACCTCATCGCCGAGGCAGAGAAGCGATAA
- the gabP gene encoding GABA permease produces the protein MSSTANSSELEQGLKPRHITMLSIAGVIGAGLFVGSGHAIAEAGPAVLLAYAAAGTLVVLVMRMLAEMAVASPDTGSFSTYADRAIGHWAGFTIGWLYWWFWVLVIPLEANAAATILHAWFPDVAIWVFTLVITLLLTATNLFSVKNYGEFEFWFALIKVVAIIAFVVLGVVAIFGLLPTSNVSGVSHLFDTQGFMPNGLGAVLAAMLTTMFSFMGTEIVTIAAAESKNPGKQITKATNSVIWRIFLFYLVSIFIVVSLVPWNDSRLAEVGSYQTVLDAMGIPNAKLIVDLVVLVAVTSCLNSALYTASRMLFSLGKRGDAPAVSTRVSKSGTPHWAVMLSTAAAFLTVFANYFAPAAVFDFLLASSGAIALLVYLVIAVSQLRMRQKRTAKGEAIDFKMWLFPWLTWAVIFFIVAVLTVMLVQQDHRVEIIATGLLSVLVIAAGLLVSRRRKASRVGSAALS, from the coding sequence ATGAGCAGTACCGCTAACTCTTCCGAGCTCGAACAGGGGCTGAAACCTCGGCACATCACGATGCTGTCGATTGCCGGTGTGATCGGCGCAGGTTTGTTTGTAGGTTCAGGCCATGCGATTGCCGAAGCCGGCCCAGCCGTGCTTCTCGCCTATGCCGCAGCCGGTACGCTGGTTGTTCTGGTGATGCGCATGCTGGCCGAAATGGCTGTGGCCTCGCCCGATACCGGTTCGTTTTCCACATACGCCGACCGTGCTATCGGGCACTGGGCCGGTTTCACCATCGGCTGGTTGTACTGGTGGTTCTGGGTGCTGGTGATCCCGCTGGAGGCCAACGCCGCTGCGACCATCCTGCATGCCTGGTTTCCCGACGTGGCGATCTGGGTGTTCACTCTGGTGATTACGCTGCTGCTGACGGCTACCAACCTGTTCAGCGTCAAGAACTACGGCGAGTTCGAGTTCTGGTTCGCGCTGATCAAGGTCGTGGCGATCATTGCTTTCGTGGTGCTGGGTGTTGTGGCGATCTTCGGTCTGTTGCCGACCAGCAATGTCAGCGGTGTCAGCCACTTGTTCGATACCCAGGGTTTTATGCCTAACGGCCTGGGCGCGGTCCTGGCAGCAATGTTGACCACCATGTTCTCCTTCATGGGGACCGAGATCGTGACCATCGCGGCTGCCGAATCGAAGAACCCGGGCAAGCAGATCACCAAGGCCACCAACTCGGTGATCTGGCGGATCTTCCTGTTCTATCTGGTTTCGATCTTTATCGTCGTGTCGCTGGTGCCATGGAACGACAGTCGTCTGGCTGAAGTGGGCTCCTATCAGACGGTGCTGGATGCGATGGGGATTCCCAACGCCAAGCTGATCGTGGACCTGGTGGTTCTGGTTGCCGTGACCAGTTGCCTGAACTCCGCGCTTTACACTGCTTCGCGCATGCTGTTCTCCCTGGGCAAGCGTGGCGATGCACCGGCAGTGTCCACACGCGTCAGCAAGAGCGGCACGCCTCACTGGGCTGTAATGCTGTCGACCGCAGCGGCCTTCCTGACGGTATTCGCCAACTATTTCGCTCCGGCCGCAGTGTTCGATTTCCTGCTCGCCAGCTCAGGCGCAATTGCCTTGCTGGTGTATCTGGTCATCGCCGTCTCCCAACTGCGCATGCGTCAGAAGCGTACTGCCAAGGGCGAAGCCATCGACTTCAAGATGTGGCTGTTCCCATGGCTGACCTGGGCGGTGATTTTCTTCATCGTGGCCGTGTTGACGGTGATGCTGGTCCAGCAAGACCATCGCGTAGAAATCATCGCCACCGGTCTGCTCAGCGTGCTGGTCATCGCGGCAGGCCTGCTGGTGTCTCGCCGCCGCAAGGCTTCACGGGTCGGGTCTGCTGCTTTGAGTTGA
- the mutY gene encoding A/G-specific adenine glycosylase yields the protein MQPEQFSQAVLNWYDRHGRHDLPWQQGITPYRVWVSEIMLQQTQVSTVLNYFDRFMEALPTVQALAEAPEDEVLHLWTGLGYYTRARNLQKTAKIVVADHGGEFPRDVEQLTLLPGIGLSTAGAIASLSMGIRAPILDGNVKRVLARYTAQEGYPGEPKVARQLWATAERFTPHSRVNNYTQAMMDLGATLCTRSKPSCLLCPLERGCEAHLLGLETRYPIPKPRKTVPQKRTLMPMLANRDGAILLYRRPSSGLWGGLWSLPELDDFNDLKDLALQHSLELGQHHELPGLVHTFSHFQLSIEPWLVQVQESAHHVAEADWLWYNLATPPRLGLAAPVKKLLKRAADVLNAGESS from the coding sequence ATGCAACCCGAGCAATTCTCCCAGGCAGTACTGAACTGGTACGACCGTCATGGCAGACACGATCTGCCATGGCAACAAGGCATTACCCCGTACCGGGTGTGGGTGTCGGAAATCATGCTGCAACAGACCCAGGTCAGCACGGTACTGAACTACTTCGACCGCTTCATGGAGGCGTTGCCCACCGTGCAGGCCCTGGCTGAAGCGCCGGAAGACGAAGTGCTGCATCTGTGGACCGGGCTGGGTTACTACACCCGCGCCCGCAACCTGCAGAAGACGGCAAAGATAGTGGTTGCCGATCACGGCGGTGAGTTTCCTCGTGACGTGGAACAACTCACCCTGCTGCCCGGCATCGGTCTGTCGACGGCGGGCGCCATTGCCAGCCTGAGCATGGGCATTCGAGCGCCAATTCTCGACGGCAACGTCAAGCGCGTCCTTGCCCGCTACACCGCGCAGGAAGGCTACCCGGGCGAGCCCAAGGTCGCCAGGCAGCTTTGGGCCACCGCCGAGCGCTTCACGCCCCACAGCCGTGTGAACAACTACACCCAGGCGATGATGGATCTGGGCGCCACGCTCTGCACCCGCAGCAAACCCAGTTGCCTGCTGTGCCCGCTGGAGCGTGGCTGCGAAGCGCACCTGCTGGGCCTGGAAACCCGCTACCCGATTCCCAAGCCCCGCAAGACCGTCCCGCAGAAGCGCACCCTCATGCCGATGCTCGCCAACCGCGACGGCGCGATCCTGCTTTATCGTCGCCCTTCCAGCGGTCTGTGGGGCGGTCTGTGGAGCCTGCCGGAGCTGGATGACTTCAACGACCTCAAAGACCTGGCGCTGCAACACTCCCTGGAGCTGGGCCAGCATCACGAACTGCCGGGACTGGTCCACACCTTCAGCCATTTCCAGCTGAGCATCGAACCCTGGCTGGTACAGGTCCAGGAGTCTGCCCATCACGTGGCCGAAGCCGACTGGCTCTGGTATAACCTCGCCACCCCGCCGCGCCTGGGCCTCGCCGCCCCGGTGAAAAAGCTGCTCAAACGCGCGGCCGACGTATTGAATGCAGGAGAGTCGTCATGA
- a CDS encoding ABC transporter permease — translation MNWEVIIKWLPKLAQGATLTLELVAIAVTAGLIIAIPLGIARSSKHLYVRALPYAYIFFFRGTPLLVQLFLVYYGLAQFEAVRKGPLWPYLRDPFWCAVITMTLHTAAYIAEILRGAIQAVPVGEVEAARALGMSKWKALFYIILPRAARIGLPAYSNEVILMLKASALASTVTLLELTGMARTIIARTYLPVEIFFAAGMFYLAMAYVLVQGFRLLERILRVDASQGR, via the coding sequence ATGAACTGGGAAGTCATCATCAAGTGGCTGCCGAAACTGGCTCAGGGCGCGACCCTGACCCTGGAACTGGTGGCAATTGCGGTTACCGCCGGTCTGATCATCGCCATCCCGCTGGGTATCGCCCGCTCGTCGAAACATCTGTACGTACGTGCACTGCCTTACGCCTACATCTTCTTCTTTCGCGGCACACCACTGCTGGTGCAACTGTTTCTGGTCTATTACGGACTGGCGCAGTTCGAAGCGGTACGCAAAGGGCCACTGTGGCCGTACCTGCGCGACCCGTTCTGGTGTGCCGTCATCACCATGACCCTGCATACCGCTGCCTACATTGCCGAGATCCTGCGTGGTGCAATCCAGGCCGTTCCGGTGGGAGAGGTAGAGGCTGCGCGGGCGCTGGGCATGTCCAAGTGGAAAGCGCTGTTCTACATCATCCTGCCTCGCGCAGCCCGCATCGGCCTTCCCGCCTACAGCAACGAAGTGATTCTGATGCTCAAGGCCAGCGCCCTGGCCAGTACGGTCACGCTGCTGGAACTGACCGGCATGGCGCGCACCATCATTGCCCGCACCTACCTGCCGGTGGAGATTTTCTTCGCGGCGGGCATGTTCTATCTGGCAATGGCGTATGTGCTGGTACAAGGGTTCAGATTGCTGGAACGGATATTACGCGTAGACGCCAGCCAAGGGCGCTGA